Proteins found in one Labrenzia sp. VG12 genomic segment:
- a CDS encoding serine hydrolase — protein MTFSSKFRALLLGAATCLAVFPAGASISLAASGDSNRAAATDRLVDAISEKLEASGLSVIVGLGRIGETRHFREFGTFRDDGLAPEETLVDLGSNTKAVTAAVVLKHVESGTLKLDDTLDILLEDVPEDKKSITLRQLLTHRAGLPDAVGSDEERIGREDYLARVFRTPLLSQPGTSYAYSNVGYALLAAILERKTGEAFEPLMAKTLFPNAEIPAIGYETTYREDASAISGRIWLTLYRKLPIHRASWGGSTVGWNLLGNGGAVATPPDAMTFYEDLVGGRIVDPALWQEGFTHGGEIPTPKSYGFGIVRLQSSDGTIVYTHSGANIVFSVDWRYVPNSGLNIFIAGLEDEAGDAMDIVMKQVSTAQLR, from the coding sequence ATGACTTTTTCATCCAAGTTTCGCGCCCTTTTGCTGGGCGCTGCCACCTGCCTTGCCGTGTTCCCCGCCGGAGCGAGCATCTCGTTGGCCGCATCCGGCGACAGCAACCGCGCCGCGGCCACCGACCGGCTGGTCGATGCAATTTCCGAAAAACTCGAGGCCTCTGGCCTTTCGGTTATCGTCGGCCTCGGGCGGATCGGCGAGACACGACATTTTCGCGAGTTCGGCACCTTCAGGGACGACGGCCTCGCGCCTGAAGAGACGCTGGTCGATCTGGGATCGAACACCAAGGCGGTGACTGCTGCAGTGGTTCTCAAACATGTCGAAAGCGGCACGCTCAAGCTGGATGACACACTTGACATTCTGCTGGAGGACGTTCCGGAGGACAAGAAGTCCATCACACTGCGCCAGCTGCTGACCCACAGGGCCGGATTGCCGGACGCCGTTGGTTCGGACGAGGAAAGGATCGGGCGTGAAGACTATCTGGCCCGCGTGTTTCGAACACCCCTGTTGAGCCAGCCCGGCACGTCCTATGCCTATTCAAATGTCGGCTATGCCCTGCTGGCGGCGATCCTGGAAAGAAAAACCGGCGAGGCGTTCGAGCCGCTGATGGCAAAGACACTCTTCCCGAACGCAGAAATTCCAGCAATCGGCTATGAGACGACCTATCGGGAAGACGCCTCGGCCATCAGTGGCCGGATCTGGCTGACACTCTATCGCAAACTGCCCATCCACCGGGCCAGCTGGGGCGGTTCAACGGTTGGATGGAATCTTCTGGGCAATGGCGGCGCTGTCGCCACACCGCCCGACGCGATGACCTTTTACGAAGATCTGGTTGGCGGCCGCATCGTTGACCCCGCCCTGTGGCAGGAGGGCTTTACCCATGGTGGTGAGATCCCAACACCCAAATCTTACGGCTTTGGCATTGTCCGGCTTCAGTCTTCCGACGGAACGATTGTCTACACCCATTCCGGGGCGAACATCGTCTTTTCGGTCGATTGGCGGTACGTTCCGAATTCGGGATTGAACATCTTCATTGCCGGCCTGGAAGACGAAGCAGGCGATGCCATGGATATCGTGATGAAACAGGTCAGCACCGCCCAACTCCGCTGA
- a CDS encoding V-type ATP synthase subunit B, translating to MLVSHTRIVDIVGDIIRIQVSSTKSESEGRPCLGDLALVEAGDGMTSLAQVINIDHDMVSLQVNSGTKGLANNASVRFLGEPAKVTYSDNILGRVFDGAGHPIDQGPDLSSDPDVPIGGPSANPMKRVLASRMIRTDVPMIDIFNCLVESQKIPIFSVSGEPYNPFLARIGIQADADIVVFGGLGLIFDDYAFFRKQFEDAGVFPRTVMFINQASDPVVERLQVPDMALAVAEKFAVEEGKRVLVLLTDMTAFADAMKEVSIAMERVPANRGYPGDLYSQLARRYEKACDFKGSGSVTILTVTTMPGNDVTHPVPDNTGYITEGQFYLHSGVLDPFGSLSRLKQHVIGKVTREDHNQIMNTMIRFYSGARDAEQKQSMAFELSDYDRQLLKFGALFRERFMDIEVSKPLEEALDLCWQTLAECFEPEQLLMKQGLIDKYFPKRKQPAKSSDEEAA from the coding sequence ATGCTGGTCTCCCACACAAGAATTGTCGACATCGTCGGAGATATCATCCGCATTCAGGTGTCTTCGACGAAATCGGAATCCGAAGGGCGCCCGTGTCTGGGGGACCTGGCTCTGGTCGAGGCCGGCGACGGCATGACTTCGCTGGCGCAGGTCATCAATATTGACCATGACATGGTATCGCTGCAGGTGAATTCCGGGACCAAGGGCCTGGCGAATAACGCATCGGTCCGGTTCCTCGGAGAACCGGCCAAAGTGACCTATTCCGACAATATTCTCGGCCGCGTCTTTGACGGCGCCGGCCACCCGATCGACCAGGGGCCGGACCTGTCCAGCGACCCGGACGTGCCGATCGGCGGGCCATCGGCCAACCCCATGAAACGGGTTCTGGCTTCACGCATGATCCGCACCGACGTGCCGATGATCGACATCTTCAATTGCCTGGTGGAGAGCCAGAAGATCCCGATCTTTTCGGTTTCGGGTGAACCCTACAATCCGTTCCTCGCCCGTATCGGCATTCAGGCGGATGCCGACATCGTGGTTTTCGGCGGGCTTGGCCTGATTTTCGACGATTATGCGTTCTTCAGGAAGCAGTTCGAGGATGCCGGCGTCTTCCCGCGCACGGTGATGTTCATCAACCAGGCCTCGGACCCGGTGGTCGAACGGCTGCAGGTGCCGGACATGGCCCTGGCGGTTGCCGAAAAATTCGCCGTCGAGGAAGGCAAGCGCGTGCTCGTTCTCCTCACCGACATGACCGCTTTCGCCGATGCCATGAAGGAAGTCTCCATTGCCATGGAGCGGGTGCCGGCCAATCGCGGCTATCCGGGGGATCTCTATTCGCAGCTGGCGCGCCGCTATGAAAAGGCCTGCGATTTCAAAGGCTCCGGCTCGGTCACCATTCTGACGGTCACCACCATGCCCGGTAATGACGTGACCCACCCGGTGCCGGACAACACCGGCTACATCACGGAGGGGCAGTTCTACCTGCATTCCGGTGTTCTGGACCCGTTTGGTTCGCTGTCACGCCTGAAACAGCATGTCATCGGCAAGGTGACACGCGAGGATCACAACCAGATCATGAACACCATGATCCGGTTCTATTCCGGCGCGCGCGACGCCGAACAGAAACAGTCCATGGCGTTCGAGCTGTCGGACTATGACCGTCAGCTCCTGAAATTCGGCGCCCTGTTCCGGGAACGGTTCATGGACATCGAGGTGTCGAAACCCCTGGAGGAGGCACTCGACCTGTGTTGGCAGACCCTGGCAGAATGTTTCGAACCGGAGCAGCTGCTGATGAAACAGGGGCTGATCGACAAGTATTTCCCGAAACGGAAACAGCCCGCCAAATCCTCTGACGAGGAGGCCGCCTGA
- a CDS encoding V-type ATP synthase subunit D has translation MAAKLALNKSSLAKESAQLAEYKRFLPSLELKRLQIMAERAKARETASRLDREYAEEFRGLAHALPMLANKQVPLDGLVSLKDVVRGEQNLSGTRLPTLEDIEVETEPYSLLARPHWVDAYVEGMQKLLRLNLERDVAHERIDRLVQAEAVISRRVNLFEKVLIPQAERNIKKIRMALADAERDAVVRAKISKRKTAARSAETRVAEI, from the coding sequence ATGGCTGCCAAGCTGGCCCTCAACAAGTCTTCATTGGCGAAGGAGAGCGCGCAGCTGGCCGAATACAAGCGCTTTCTGCCTTCACTGGAGCTGAAGCGCCTGCAGATCATGGCAGAGCGCGCCAAGGCCAGAGAGACCGCCTCGCGCCTGGACCGCGAATATGCGGAAGAGTTCAGGGGCCTGGCGCATGCCTTGCCGATGCTGGCCAACAAGCAGGTGCCGCTGGACGGACTGGTCAGTCTGAAGGATGTCGTCCGGGGTGAACAGAACCTCTCAGGCACCAGGCTGCCGACCCTGGAAGACATCGAGGTCGAGACGGAACCATATTCGTTGCTGGCACGCCCGCACTGGGTGGATGCCTATGTTGAGGGCATGCAGAAACTGTTGCGGCTCAATCTGGAGCGCGACGTTGCCCATGAACGCATCGATCGCCTTGTCCAGGCCGAAGCCGTGATCTCGCGCCGGGTCAATCTCTTCGAGAAGGTTCTGATTCCGCAGGCGGAACGCAACATCAAGAAAATCCGCATGGCTTTGGCCGACGCGGAGCGCGATGCCGTAGTCCGGGCCAAGATCTCCAAGCGCAAGACGGCCGCCCGCAGCGCCGAGACAAGGGTGGCCGAGATATGA
- a CDS encoding V-type ATP synthase subunit I, with protein MSIVPLVKVNLVGILDDKDKVLEATQEFGALHLIPLTSAQKELEAVPAGRGREATEALRWLVNSAAQRRPMTHPDGFQLDQVVAGALENKKALKECEDRLARLDRRIRDVEPWGEFNFSDLAEIGDYRLWFYVVPAGKLSQVNPDGKILEVVHRDKYRSYIVLLSPDEPPADAMPVPRTHVGTEALSKLKHQYELAAIELEELELQRQVLTKWRFVLAQNLAAARDLSARHRASLETADADRVFVLQAWARTDQVAEIEELAAGLGVATLFDEVSDKDRPPTLLENRKAMEAGEDLVEFYQTPGYRDWDPSVIVYVSFVIFFGMIMTDAGYGLLLLLLLFLFRKRFAGSALGRRMFRMSVWLMVSTTAFGVATGSYFGVAPPEGSFLGHLKVLHLKDVDTMMKITLTIGVIHIVLANLMRAWHEKTPSGRFQPIGWCLVALGGLATFLGQGTLFGSAGPVSVVLGLLTVGFFGSDRKVDSVTSGGMRIFDGLAALARIVNIFSDVLSYMRLFALGLAAASLAETINSLSGQLNHAVPGVGLLIAITVLVIGHAINIGLGLIAGCVHGLRLNVIEFFNWGLKDEGTPFRPFKKEETRL; from the coding sequence ATGAGCATCGTACCACTCGTCAAGGTCAACCTGGTCGGCATTCTGGACGACAAGGACAAGGTTCTGGAGGCAACCCAGGAATTCGGAGCCCTTCACCTGATTCCCCTGACCTCGGCGCAAAAGGAACTGGAAGCGGTTCCGGCCGGGCGCGGCCGCGAAGCAACGGAAGCCCTGCGCTGGCTGGTCAACAGTGCAGCGCAGCGCCGGCCCATGACCCACCCGGACGGCTTTCAGCTGGATCAGGTTGTGGCCGGCGCGCTGGAAAATAAGAAAGCCTTGAAGGAATGCGAAGACCGCCTTGCCCGGCTGGACAGGCGGATCCGCGATGTCGAGCCCTGGGGCGAGTTCAACTTTTCGGACCTGGCCGAGATCGGCGATTACCGCCTCTGGTTCTATGTGGTTCCGGCGGGAAAGCTGTCTCAGGTCAACCCGGATGGCAAGATCCTGGAAGTGGTGCATCGGGACAAGTACCGCAGCTACATCGTGCTTCTGTCGCCGGACGAGCCGCCTGCCGATGCCATGCCGGTGCCGCGGACCCATGTCGGGACCGAGGCGCTGTCAAAGCTGAAACATCAATACGAGCTTGCCGCGATCGAACTTGAGGAGCTTGAGCTGCAACGCCAGGTCCTGACCAAGTGGCGTTTCGTGCTGGCGCAGAACCTGGCGGCCGCGCGCGACCTCTCCGCCCGCCATCGCGCGTCCCTTGAAACCGCGGACGCCGATCGCGTTTTTGTCCTGCAGGCCTGGGCGAGAACTGACCAGGTAGCCGAGATAGAGGAACTGGCGGCAGGTCTTGGTGTTGCAACCCTGTTTGATGAGGTATCCGACAAGGACCGGCCTCCGACGCTTTTGGAAAACCGGAAGGCGATGGAAGCGGGAGAAGATCTGGTCGAATTCTACCAGACGCCCGGCTATCGCGACTGGGACCCGTCGGTCATCGTCTATGTGTCCTTCGTGATCTTCTTCGGCATGATCATGACCGATGCGGGCTACGGGCTCTTGCTGCTGCTGCTTCTGTTCCTGTTCCGCAAGCGGTTTGCAGGGTCGGCGCTGGGCCGCCGGATGTTCCGCATGTCGGTCTGGCTGATGGTGTCGACCACGGCTTTCGGCGTCGCCACCGGCAGTTACTTTGGCGTGGCGCCGCCGGAAGGCAGTTTCCTTGGACATCTCAAGGTGCTGCATCTGAAGGATGTCGACACCATGATGAAGATCACGCTGACGATTGGCGTTATCCATATCGTGCTCGCCAACCTGATGCGGGCCTGGCACGAGAAGACCCCAAGCGGACGGTTTCAGCCCATCGGCTGGTGTCTGGTGGCGCTGGGCGGTCTGGCGACTTTCCTCGGTCAGGGAACCCTGTTCGGCTCGGCGGGACCCGTCAGCGTCGTGCTCGGGCTGCTGACCGTCGGTTTCTTCGGCAGCGACCGCAAGGTCGACAGCGTCACGTCCGGCGGCATGCGCATCTTTGACGGACTTGCCGCGCTGGCCCGCATCGTCAACATCTTCTCAGATGTGCTCAGCTACATGCGGCTGTTTGCACTGGGCCTTGCGGCCGCTTCGCTGGCGGAAACCATCAACTCGCTCTCCGGTCAGCTCAACCATGCCGTGCCGGGGGTCGGGCTCCTGATCGCGATCACCGTTCTGGTCATCGGCCATGCCATCAATATCGGCCTCGGCCTGATTGCGGGCTGCGTGCATGGCCTGCGTCTGAATGTCATTGAATTTTTTAATTGGGGTTTGAAAGACGAGGGCACGCCCTTCCGTCCGTTCAAGAAAGAGGAGACACGCCTGTGA
- a CDS encoding ATP synthase subunit C translates to MNEFVVALGWFGLYAPVALGAIGSAWGCALGGSAAIGAMLDSDGGYGRFIGVSLMPSSQVIYGIVIMFSLQQAQVDAANGAALFGIGVLSGFTMLFTGIRQGEVLASAIHASKAKPEIFGISLAPAAVLEGFSVFALVFALVLAGSIPS, encoded by the coding sequence GTGAACGAATTCGTTGTGGCTCTCGGTTGGTTTGGACTTTACGCGCCGGTTGCGCTCGGTGCCATCGGCAGCGCCTGGGGCTGTGCGCTGGGCGGCAGCGCCGCCATTGGTGCCATGCTGGACAGTGACGGCGGCTATGGCCGTTTCATCGGCGTGTCGCTGATGCCGTCTTCCCAGGTGATCTACGGCATCGTGATCATGTTCTCGCTGCAGCAGGCCCAGGTCGATGCAGCCAATGGTGCAGCCCTGTTCGGCATTGGTGTCCTGTCCGGCTTCACCATGCTTTTCACCGGCATCCGCCAGGGCGAGGTGCTGGCCTCGGCCATTCACGCCTCCAAGGCCAAGCCTGAAATCTTCGGTATCTCGCTGGCTCCAGCGGCCGTGCTTGAAGGTTTCTCGGTGTTCGCGCTTGTCTTCGCGCTGGTCCTGGCCGGCTCCATTCCGAGCTAG
- a CDS encoding V-type ATP synthase subunit A encodes MTSHVQLPEPTAEIIAVQDDLVTLSPLGTAPLIKNEVVYIIPHGPEREGKPREYLKAEVLRVRGTSAEAQVFESTHGVRVGDKVIQSGEMLSVALGPGLLSTVFDGLQNPLADIAAEHGFFLPRGVLTNALDQNRKWSFEPRVKSGDTLKAGETLGTVPEGRFEHKIMAPFSMTGTWTVDRIREGTFTINEVVATLKNERGETRDLTMVQHWPVRRAIPEGLVKTGQSERLYPSEPLITTLRLIDTFFPIARGGMGCIPGPFGAGKTVLQSLISRFSAVNIVIVVACGERAGEVVETITEFPHQPDPSGDGTLMDRTVIICNTSSMPVAAREASIYTGITLGEYYRQMGYDVLLIADSTSRWAQAMRETSGRLEEIPGEEAFPAYLDSAIKGVYERAGVLRTATGDTGSLTMIGTVSPAGGNFEEPVTQSTLGTVKTFLGLSSERAYKRFYPAVDPLLSWSRYHTQLGDWYADNIGPNWVPRVEEMIDLLAKGDEITRMMQVTGEEGVSTEDFVLQQKALFLDMVYLQQDAFDDVDVSAPLARQQETFDLVYKIANTDFAFEDKDAVRKFFTEQTSLFKNLNYSADGSQDRKDLLAKISANVGAAPTHVTG; translated from the coding sequence ATGACGAGCCATGTCCAGCTTCCGGAACCGACGGCTGAAATCATTGCCGTTCAGGACGATCTAGTCACACTGTCTCCTCTCGGGACCGCTCCACTGATCAAGAACGAGGTGGTCTATATCATTCCGCATGGGCCGGAGCGGGAAGGCAAGCCGCGGGAATATCTGAAAGCAGAGGTTCTGCGTGTGCGTGGCACATCCGCCGAAGCCCAGGTGTTTGAGAGTACCCATGGTGTTCGGGTCGGTGACAAGGTGATCCAGAGCGGCGAGATGCTGTCCGTCGCGCTTGGCCCCGGATTGCTGAGCACGGTGTTTGACGGGCTGCAGAACCCGCTCGCCGATATTGCCGCCGAGCACGGCTTTTTCCTGCCCCGCGGCGTTCTGACCAACGCGCTCGACCAGAACCGGAAATGGTCCTTTGAACCCAGGGTCAAATCCGGGGATACGCTGAAAGCGGGTGAGACCCTCGGCACCGTTCCGGAAGGCCGGTTCGAACACAAGATCATGGCGCCGTTCTCAATGACCGGTACCTGGACGGTCGACCGGATCCGCGAAGGCACCTTCACCATCAACGAAGTCGTTGCGACGCTGAAAAACGAGCGCGGCGAAACGCGCGATCTCACCATGGTGCAGCACTGGCCCGTGCGCCGGGCAATCCCCGAGGGCCTGGTCAAGACCGGTCAGAGCGAGCGGCTCTATCCGAGCGAGCCGCTGATCACGACGCTCCGCCTGATCGACACGTTTTTTCCGATTGCCCGCGGTGGCATGGGGTGCATTCCAGGTCCCTTCGGTGCCGGCAAGACGGTCCTGCAGTCGCTGATCTCGCGCTTTTCGGCGGTCAACATCGTGATCGTGGTCGCCTGCGGCGAACGCGCCGGCGAGGTGGTGGAGACCATCACCGAATTCCCGCACCAGCCGGACCCCTCCGGTGACGGCACGCTGATGGACCGCACGGTGATCATCTGCAACACCTCGTCGATGCCGGTCGCGGCCCGCGAGGCCTCGATCTATACCGGCATCACGCTTGGCGAATATTACCGCCAGATGGGCTATGACGTGCTGCTGATCGCGGACAGTACGTCCCGCTGGGCCCAGGCCATGCGGGAAACCTCCGGACGTCTTGAGGAAATTCCGGGCGAAGAAGCCTTTCCGGCCTATCTGGATTCGGCCATCAAGGGCGTTTACGAGCGGGCCGGCGTGCTTCGAACCGCCACCGGCGACACCGGCAGTCTCACCATGATTGGCACCGTGTCTCCTGCCGGCGGCAATTTCGAGGAACCTGTCACCCAGTCCACTCTCGGCACGGTCAAGACCTTCCTCGGTCTCTCCTCCGAGCGGGCCTACAAGCGTTTTTACCCGGCGGTTGATCCGCTACTGTCCTGGTCGCGTTATCACACCCAGCTCGGTGACTGGTACGCGGACAATATCGGTCCCAACTGGGTGCCGCGCGTCGAGGAGATGATTGATCTGCTCGCCAAGGGCGACGAGATCACGCGCATGATGCAGGTCACCGGCGAGGAAGGGGTGTCGACCGAGGATTTCGTGCTCCAGCAAAAGGCGCTCTTTCTCGACATGGTCTATCTGCAGCAGGACGCCTTTGACGATGTTGACGTGTCGGCGCCACTTGCCCGCCAGCAGGAGACCTTCGATCTTGTCTACAAGATCGCCAACACGGATTTCGCCTTCGAGGACAAGGACGCAGTGCGGAAGTTCTTCACCGAGCAGACCTCGCTCTTCAAGAACCTCAATTATTCCGCTGATGGCAGCCAGGACCGCAAGGACCTCCTGGCGAAGATTTCCGCCAATGTCGGCGCCGCTCCGACGCATGTGACGGGCTGA
- a CDS encoding nitroreductase family protein: MISKSALTYQPLPLPDRRDFNTKEMLARAEEFYEDVRTRHTVRQFSDQPVDRSVIEACIRAAGTAPSGANQQPWHFVAISDPRLKHRIRLAAEEEEQRFYDGGAGDEWIKALEPIGTDADKPHLDIAPWLIVIFAQRWGTYDDGSRYKHYYVPESVGIATGLLITALHHAGLSTLTHTPNPMKFLNEILGRPEAEKPIMILAVGHPAEDATVPAVAKKKKPLEEILSVFEG; encoded by the coding sequence ATGATTTCGAAATCAGCCCTGACCTATCAACCGCTGCCGCTTCCTGACCGGCGCGACTTCAACACGAAGGAAATGCTGGCACGGGCGGAAGAGTTCTATGAAGACGTGCGCACACGCCACACCGTGCGCCAGTTCTCGGATCAACCGGTGGACCGGTCCGTCATCGAGGCCTGCATCCGTGCGGCCGGCACCGCCCCGAGCGGGGCCAACCAGCAGCCCTGGCATTTTGTTGCCATTTCCGATCCCAGGCTCAAACACCGGATCCGGCTGGCGGCGGAAGAAGAAGAACAGCGTTTTTATGATGGCGGCGCCGGCGACGAATGGATCAAGGCGCTCGAACCGATCGGAACGGATGCCGACAAGCCGCATCTCGACATCGCACCCTGGTTGATCGTGATCTTCGCACAGCGCTGGGGCACCTATGACGACGGCAGCCGCTACAAGCACTATTACGTGCCTGAAAGCGTCGGCATCGCCACCGGTCTTTTGATCACCGCGCTGCATCATGCGGGCCTGTCGACGCTGACCCACACGCCGAACCCGATGAAGTTCCTGAACGAGATTTTGGGGCGGCCCGAAGCGGAAAAACCGATCATGATCCTGGCGGTGGGGCACCCGGCCGAAGACGCAACGGTTCCGGCAGTGGCCAAGAAGAAGAAGCCTCTGGAAGAGATCCTGAGCGTGTTTGAGGGATGA
- a CDS encoding ABC transporter substrate-binding protein, which yields MAMKALKRLALASFLGAGLASGAAQAADELTLQLKWVTQGQFAGYYVAKDKGFYEEEDLDVTIKPGGPDIAPPQVIAGGGADVIIDWMPSALASREKGVPLVNIAQPFKKSGMMLTCRKETGISIPPDLKGKTLGVWFFGNEYPFLSWMSQLGIPTDGGADGVTVLKQGFNVDPLLQKQADCISTMTYNEYWQVIDAGIPEEDLVVFKYEDQGVATLEDGLYVLESSLEDPAMVDKLARFVRASMKGWAYAAENPEEAAEIVLENDATGAQTEKHQIRMVGEIVKLVDGSDGKLDMDAYERTVKSLLSGGSTPVITKFPEGATSTAVTDKL from the coding sequence ATGGCAATGAAGGCATTGAAACGTCTGGCGCTCGCATCCTTTTTGGGTGCAGGCCTTGCCTCCGGCGCGGCTCAGGCCGCCGACGAGCTGACACTTCAGTTGAAATGGGTCACCCAGGGCCAGTTCGCTGGCTATTACGTGGCCAAGGACAAGGGCTTTTACGAAGAAGAAGACCTGGACGTCACCATCAAGCCGGGCGGTCCGGACATTGCTCCGCCGCAGGTGATCGCCGGTGGCGGCGCAGACGTGATCATCGACTGGATGCCGTCCGCCCTTGCCTCCCGCGAAAAGGGCGTGCCGCTGGTCAACATTGCCCAGCCGTTCAAGAAGTCCGGCATGATGCTGACCTGCCGCAAGGAAACCGGCATTTCCATTCCGCCGGATCTCAAGGGCAAGACGCTCGGCGTCTGGTTCTTCGGCAACGAGTACCCGTTCCTGTCCTGGATGAGCCAGCTCGGTATTCCGACCGACGGCGGCGCTGATGGCGTCACGGTTCTGAAGCAGGGCTTCAACGTCGACCCGCTGCTGCAGAAACAGGCCGACTGCATCTCCACCATGACCTATAACGAATACTGGCAGGTCATCGATGCCGGTATTCCGGAAGAGGACCTGGTCGTCTTCAAATATGAAGACCAGGGCGTCGCGACGCTCGAGGATGGTCTTTACGTGCTGGAGTCCAGCCTGGAAGACCCGGCGATGGTCGACAAGCTGGCGCGTTTCGTCAGGGCTTCCATGAAGGGCTGGGCCTATGCAGCCGAGAACCCGGAAGAAGCTGCCGAGATCGTTCTGGAAAACGACGCCACTGGCGCCCAGACCGAAAAGCACCAGATCCGCATGGTCGGTGAAATCGTCAAGCTGGTCGACGGCTCCGACGGCAAGCTGGACATGGACGCTTATGAGCGGACGGTGAAGTCTCTTCTGAGCGGCGGTTCCACACCGGTCATCACCAAGTTCCCGGAAGGGGCAACTTCCACGGCGGTAACCGACAAGCTCTGA
- a CDS encoding 4Fe-4S dicluster domain-containing protein, whose protein sequence is MTQLPDRTEKKLGLAIDLDTCVGCHACVISCKGWNTENYGAPLSDIDAYGGDPVGTFLNRVHSYEVQPASGAAQTVHFPKSCLHCDNAPCVTVCPTGASYKRSEDGIVLVNEDACIGCGLCAWACPYGARELDQAAGVMKKCTLCIDRIYNENLEEVDRVPACVRTCPAGARHFGDFADPNSNVSRLVAERGGIDLMPEQGTQPVNKYLPPRPKDRLVDRAETDAHMKPVAETPKGFLAWLDKTLEAL, encoded by the coding sequence ATGACCCAGTTGCCTGATCGCACCGAAAAGAAGCTTGGCCTTGCAATCGATCTCGACACCTGTGTCGGCTGCCACGCCTGTGTCATTTCCTGCAAGGGCTGGAACACCGAGAATTATGGTGCGCCGCTCAGCGACATCGACGCCTATGGCGGCGACCCGGTCGGAACGTTTCTCAACCGGGTTCATTCCTACGAGGTTCAGCCCGCCAGTGGCGCGGCCCAGACGGTCCATTTCCCGAAATCCTGCCTGCATTGCGACAACGCGCCCTGCGTTACGGTCTGTCCGACAGGAGCCAGCTACAAACGCTCCGAAGACGGCATTGTCCTGGTCAACGAGGACGCATGCATCGGTTGCGGCCTGTGCGCCTGGGCCTGTCCCTATGGGGCCAGGGAGCTGGACCAGGCCGCCGGTGTCATGAAGAAATGTACGCTGTGCATCGACCGGATCTACAACGAGAACCTGGAAGAGGTGGACCGGGTGCCGGCCTGCGTCCGGACCTGCCCGGCCGGCGCACGCCATTTCGGCGACTTTGCCGATCCTAACAGCAATGTCTCCAGGCTGGTGGCCGAACGTGGCGGAATTGACCTGATGCCGGAACAGGGCACGCAGCCGGTCAACAAGTATCTGCCACCCCGGCCCAAGGACCGGCTGGTGGACAGGGCGGAAACCGATGCACACATGAAACCCGTTGCCGAAACGCCCAAGGGCTTCCTGGCCTGGCTCGACAAGACCCTGGAGGCGCTCTGA
- a CDS encoding DmsC/YnfH family molybdoenzyme membrane anchor subunit — translation MHPAPSVIVFTVLSGLGFGYLAWLGIGLPSVTGWSAFFAFLVAFALAVGGLLASTFHLGNPQRALKAFTQWRTSWLSREGWLSVLALCVMAVYGFAAVFFDTLLVPVGYLGTVLSVATVFATSMIYAQLATVPRWNHWLTPAHLLSLALAGGAVLAGQVIAALVLLAVAGGLQVLYWVLGDRRFGERGHTIETATGLGDRGSVRLFEPPHTGTNYLLKEMVYVVGRKHAQKLRVIAFLMNCLFPILILAVLPAGIVTIGLAALVYLAGTFASRWLFFAEAEHVVGLYYGKR, via the coding sequence ATGCATCCGGCGCCTTCCGTCATCGTCTTCACCGTTCTGTCCGGCCTCGGCTTCGGTTATCTCGCCTGGCTCGGCATCGGCTTGCCTTCCGTCACCGGCTGGTCAGCGTTTTTTGCGTTTCTGGTGGCATTCGCCCTTGCTGTCGGCGGATTGCTCGCGTCGACATTTCACCTCGGCAATCCGCAACGGGCCCTGAAGGCCTTTACGCAATGGCGAACGAGCTGGCTGTCACGCGAAGGCTGGCTGTCCGTTCTGGCGCTCTGCGTGATGGCGGTTTACGGCTTTGCCGCCGTTTTCTTCGACACGTTACTGGTGCCGGTCGGCTATCTCGGCACCGTGCTCAGCGTGGCAACCGTCTTTGCCACCAGCATGATCTATGCCCAGCTGGCGACCGTGCCGCGCTGGAACCACTGGCTGACACCGGCCCATTTGCTGTCGCTGGCGCTGGCCGGCGGCGCCGTCCTTGCCGGACAGGTGATCGCCGCCTTGGTGCTGCTGGCCGTGGCCGGTGGATTGCAGGTTCTCTACTGGGTCCTTGGCGACCGGCGGTTCGGCGAACGCGGCCACACGATCGAAACGGCAACGGGTCTCGGGGACAGGGGCAGCGTGCGTCTCTTCGAACCGCCGCACACGGGCACCAACTACCTCCTGAAGGAAATGGTCTATGTCGTCGGCCGCAAACACGCGCAAAAACTGCGTGTGATCGCCTTTCTCATGAACTGCCTGTTTCCAATCCTGATCCTCGCAGTATTGCCGGCCGGCATCGTGACGATTGGCCTCGCCGCCCTTGTCTATCTGGCTGGAACCTTTGCCTCCCGCTGGCTGTTTTTTGCCGAGGCCGAACATGTTGTCGGTCTTTATTACGGCAAGCGCTGA